CGTGAAGCACCTGGCCGGTGATGTAGCCCGCGCCTTCCGAGGCCAGAAACCGCACGGCCAGTCCCACTTCCTCGGGTTTCCCCACCCGCCCCGCCGGAATCTGTCCCAGCAGGGCCTCTCGAGCCTTTTCCGGAAGATTCGCCGTCATTTCCGTTTCGATGTAACCGGGAGCCACCGCGTTCACGGTGATGTTGCGTGATACGAGTTCGCGGGCGAGGGACCGGGTGAGTCCGATGAGGCCGGCCTTGGCGGCCGAGTAGTTGGCCTGGCCGGGGTTGCCCGTGACCCCGACCACCGACGTTATGTTCACGATCCGCCCGAAGCGCTGCCGCATCATGGGTCTCACCGCCGCCTGGCAACACAGGAACGCGCCCCTCAAGTTGGTGTTCATCACATCGTCCCATTCGGTGAGCTTCATCCTCGGGAAAACGTTGTCCCGGGTGATCCCCGCGTTGTTGA
This is a stretch of genomic DNA from Desulfoglaeba alkanexedens ALDC. It encodes these proteins:
- the fabG gene encoding 3-oxoacyl-[acyl-carrier-protein] reductase, with translation MDLERVVLVTGASRGIGRGIAEVFAEPGWHVVINFHSGRQAAEETAEAVAARGGEAHLKPFDIADPEAVKEAFKEVTDQLGRLDVLVNNAGITRDNVFPRMKLTEWDDVMNTNLRGAFLCCQAAVRPMMRQRFGRIVNITSVVGVTGNPGQANYSAAKAGLIGLTRSLARELVSRNITVNAVAPGYIETEMTANLPEKAREALLGQIPAGRVGKPEEVGLAVRFLASEGAGYITGQVLHVNGGMHMG